In a genomic window of Myotis daubentonii chromosome X, mMyoDau2.1, whole genome shotgun sequence:
- the LOC132224086 gene encoding dual specificity protein kinase CLK3-like: MMHHCQRYRSPEPDPYLSYRWKRRRPYSREHEGTLRYPSPWEPAPWRSRSRSHDRLPYQRRYLERRHSATYRCQERSTSFGEGYYGSSRSHHRPRSRDREPYRTRIYAHHCHCHRRRPRSGSSASSRCQQSSTCSSLSVEDDKEGHLLCRVGDWLHERYEIVGDLGKGTFGKVVECLDHARGRSQVALKIIRNVDRYRKAARLEINVLQKIKEKDKENQFLCVFMYDWFNFHGHVCIAFELLGKNTFEFLKENHFQPYPLPHVRHMAYQLCHALRFLHENQLTHTDLKPENILFVNSEFETLYNEHTGCEERSVKDTSIRVADFGSATFDHGHHTTIVTTRYYRPPEVILELGWAQPCDVWSIGCILFEYYRGLPLFQTHEDPEHLVMMEKILGPIPSHMIHRTRKQKYFYQGALVWDENSSDGQYVMENYKPLKTYLLQDSLEHVQLFDLMRRMLEFDPAQRITLAEALLHPFFAGLTPEERSFRTSRNPSR, from the coding sequence ATGATGCATCACTGTCAGCGATACCGCTCCCCCGAGCCAGACCCGTACCTGAGCTACCGATGGAAGAGAAGGAGGCCTTACAGTCGGGAGCACGAAGGGACACTGCGCTACCCATCTCCATGGGAGCCTGCACCCTGGAGATCTCGGTCCAGAAGCCATGACCGCTTACCCTACCAGAGGCGATACCTGGAGCGCCGTCACAGCGCCACGTACCGATGTCAGGAGCGGAGCACATCATTTGGAGAGGGCTACTATGGATCTTCACGTTCCCATCACCGACCACGGTCCCGGGATAGAGAGCCGTACCGGACTCGCATATATGCCCACCATTGCCATTGCCACAGACGCCGCCCCAGGTCTGGTAGCAGTGCCTCCTCGAGATGCCAACAGAGCAGTACGTGCAGCAGCCTGAGCGTGGAAGATGACAAGGAGGGCCACCTGTTGTGCCGGGTGGGCGATTGGCTCCATGAGCGATATGAGATTGTGGGGGACCTGGGCAAAGGCACCTTTGGCAAGGTGGTGGAGTGCTTGGACCATGCCAGAGGGAGGTCTCAGGTTGCCCTGAAGATCATTCGCAACGTGGACAGGTACCGGAAGGCTGCCCGACTAGAAATCAACGTTCTccaaaaaatcaaggaaaaggaCAAAGAGAACCAGTTCTTGTGCGTCTTCATGTACGACTGGTTTAACTTCCACGGTCACGTGTGCATCGCCTTTGAGCTCCTGGGCAAGAACACCTTTGAGTTCCTGAAGGAGAATCATTTCCAGCCTTACCCCCTACCACATGTCCGGCACATGGCCTACCAGCTCTGCCACGCCCTGAGATTTCTACATGagaaccaactgacccacacagACTTGAAGCCAGAGAACATCCTGTTTGTCAATTCTGAGTTTGAAACGCTCTACAATGAGCACACGGGCTGTGAGGAGAGGTCAGTGAAGGACACCAGCATCCGAGTTGCTGACTTCGGCAGTGCTACCTTTGACCATGGGCATCACACAACCATTGTGACCACTCGTTATTACCGCCCACCTGAGGTGATCCTAGAGCTGGGCTGGGCACAGCCCTGTGACGTCTGGAGCATTGGCTGCATTCTCTTCGAGTACTACCGGGGCTTGCCACTTTTCCAGACCCACGAAGACCCAGAGCATTTGGTGATGATGGAGAAGATCCTAGGGCCCATCCCATCACACATGATCCACCGTACCAGGAAGCAGAAATATTTTTACCAAGGGGCCCTGGTTTGGGATGAGAACAGCTCTGATGGCCAGTATGTGATGGAGAACTACAAACCTCTGAAGACTTACCTGCTCCAAGACTCCCTGGAGCACGTGCAGCTGTTTGACCTGATGAGGAGGATGTTAGAGTTTGACCCTGCCCAGCGCATCACACTGGCGGAGGCCCTGCTGCACCCCTTCTTTGCTGGCCTCACCCCTGAGGAGCGGTCCTTCCGCACCAGCCGCAACCCCAGCAGATGA